In Felis catus isolate Fca126 chromosome A2, F.catus_Fca126_mat1.0, whole genome shotgun sequence, the following proteins share a genomic window:
- the LOC123381179 gene encoding olfactory receptor 10H1 has translation MKKGNFSAGTEFILVGFSTFPHLQVMFFLLFLLMYLFTLLGNLLIMATVWSERSLHTPMYLFLCTLSTSEILYTLAITPRLLADLLSTRHTITWAACASQMFFSFTFGFTHSFLLTVMGYDRYVAICHPLRYNVLMSPRGCACLVAWSWVGGSVMGLVVTTAVFHLTFCGPNEIHHFACHVPPLLKLACGTDVPVVAKGVGLVCIMALLGCCLLILLSYAFIVAAILRIPSAEGRHKAFSTCASHLTVVIVHYGFASVIYLKPKGPQSLEGDTLMGITYTVLTPFLSPIIFSLRNKELKTAMTKTFLNKLYPEKI, from the coding sequence ATGAAGAAAGGCAATTTCTCAGCAGGGACTGAATTCATCCTCGTGGGCTTCTCCACCTTCCCCCACCTTCAGGTGATGTTCTTCCTGCTGTTCCTGCTTATGTACCTGTTCACGCTGCTGGGGAACCTGCTCATCATGGCCACAGTCTGGAGCGAGCGCAGCCTGCACACGCCCATGTACCTCTTCCTGTGCACCCTGTCCACCTCCGAGATCCTCTACACCTTGGCCATCACCCCGCGCCTGCTGGCCGACCTGCTCTCCACCCGCCACACCATCACCTGGGCGGCCTGTGCCAGCcagatgtttttctccttcacGTTCGGCTTCACCCACTCCTTCCTGCTCACCGTCATGGGCTACGACCGCTACGTGGCCATCTGCCACCCCCTGCGCTACAATGTGCTCATGAGCCCCCGCGGCTGTGCCTGCCTGGTGGCCTGGTCCTGGGTAGGTGGCTCGGTCATGGGGCTGGTGGTGACCACGGCCGTTTTCCACCTCACCTTCTGTGGACCCAATGAGATCCACCATTTTGCTTGCCACGTGCCCCCTCTATTGAAGCTGGCCTGTGGAACTGATGTACCAGTAGTGGCCAAGGGCGTGGGGCTGGTGTGCATCATGGCCCTGCTGGGCTGCTGTCTCCTCATCCTCCTCTCCTATGCCTTCATTGTGGCCGCCATCTTGAGGATCCCCTCAGCTGAGGGCCGGCACaaggccttctccacctgtgcATCCCACCTCACTGTGGTCATTGTGCACTACGGCTTTGCCTCTGTCATCTATCTGAAGCCCAAGGGTCCCCAGTCTCTGGAAGGAGACACCCTGATGGGCATCACCTACACGGTCCTCACCCCCTTCCTCAGCCCCATCATCTTCAGTCTCAGGAACAAGGAGCTGAAGACTGCCATGACCAAGACCTTCCTCAACAAACTCTACCCAGAAAAAATATGA